The following proteins are co-located in the Castanea sativa cultivar Marrone di Chiusa Pesio chromosome 8, ASM4071231v1 genome:
- the LOC142605643 gene encoding protein-tyrosine sulfotransferase isoform X1, with translation MRRMVHPTLKLMLLLLMLLGLVSILVNASSIQSDFGHCDRVVKRWAFSSLDQEIKEDRHTLRDLLFFLHVPRTGGRTYFHCFLKKLYNNLECPRSYDKLRFDPSKPKCRLLVTHDDYSMMSKLPSQRTSVVTILRNPVDRVFSTYEFSIEVAARFLLHPNLSSVIQMSERLRSKTRGVSTLDIWPWKYLVPWMREDLFARRDARIQRGSSDIKSNFSYDIEDIVMPLHKYINDPVAHDIIHNGATFQVAGLTNNSYLAESHEVRHCVQKYKILGNHVLQVAKNRLDNMLYVGLTEEHKESATMFANVVGAQVISQLRASNTSMKSVSKKKSEQSPSFLDSDPDNNDHQNSSSDQNAGQLASNEDDEATKENMTVEDLMKAYEGCIPSLRKTQAARRTSSLKRISPANFSKEERLQVPEMLLEQIRSLNHLDLELYKYAQEIFEKRRKHTMEKLVTAEMWESMLNNSYSGVLWKVFPLVMTIILLFCLFVLFVNARRRTSKVKI, from the exons ATGAGGAGGATGGTTCATCCTACTCTAaagttgatgttgttgttgttgatgcttCTTGGATTGG TTTCAATACTAGTAAATGCCTCTTCTATCCAGAGTGATTTTGGGCACTGTGACAGAGTTGTTAAAAGGTGGGCATTTTCCTCACTTGATCAGGAAATCAAAGAAGACCGGCACACACTGCGGGACTTGTTGTTTTTCCTCCATGTCCCAAGAACAGGAGGCCGCACATATTTCCATTG CTTCTTGAAAAAGTTGTATAACAATCTTGAATGCCCCCGTTCTTATGACAAGCTGCGGTTTGATCCAAg CAAGCCAAAATGTAGGCTTTTGGTTACTCATGATGACTATAGCATGATGTCCAAGCTTCCAAGTCAAAGAACTTCTGTGGTGACAATACTTAGGAATCCAGTTGATCGGGTTTTCAGTACTTATGAATTTTCAATTGAGGTGGCAGCTAGATTTTTGCTGCATCCTAACTTAAGTTCCGTGATACAAATGTCTGAGCGCTTGCGTTCTAAGACTAGGGGAGTCAGCACACTGGATATTTGGCCATGGAAGTATCTGGTTCCCTGGATGAGAGAAGACCTCTTTGCTCGG agagatGCTAGAATACAAAGGGGCTCAAGTGACATTAAGAGCAATTTTTCATATGACATTGAGGATATTGTTATGCCATTACATAAATACATCAATGATCCTGTAGCGCATGATATTATTCACAATGGAGCCACATTCCAG GTTGCAGGATTGACAAACAACTCTTATCTAGCGGAGTCACACGAGGTGCGCCATTGTGTACAAAAGTATAAAATTCTTGGTAACCATGTGCTTCAAGTTGCAAAG AATAGATTGGACAATATGTTATATGTTGGTCTCACTGAGGAACACAAAGAATCTGCTACAATGTTTGCAAACGTGGTTGGGGCACAGGTGATTTCCCAGCTGAGAGCATCAAACACCAGTATGAAGAgtgtatctaaaaaaaaatcag AACAGAGCCCTTCGTTCTTGGATTCTGATCCTGATAACAATGACCATCAG AATAGCAGCTCTGACCAAAATGCAGGTCAGCTTGCTTCAAATGAAGATGATGAAGCAACGAAAGAAAAT ATGACTGTGGAAGACCTTATGAAAGCCTATGAAGGGTGCATCCCTAGTTTAAGGAAAACCCAAGCAGCTCGGCGCACTTCTTCTTTGAAGAGAATTTCCCCTGCAAACTTTTCGAAGGAG GAACGTCTTCAGGTTCCTGAAATGCTCCTGGAGCAGATAAGATCACTTAACCACCTTGATTTGGAGCTCTACAAGTATGCtcaagaaatttttgaaaagcgACGCAAACATACAATGGAGAAGCTTGTTACTGCT GAGATGTGGGAGAGCATGCTTAACAACTCATATAGTGGTGTGCTTTGGAAAGTCTTCCCGTTAGTCATGACCATTATCTTACTCTTTTGTCTATTTGTTCTTTTTGTAAATGCAAGAAGAAGAACATCAAAAGTTAAGATATAA
- the LOC142605643 gene encoding protein-tyrosine sulfotransferase isoform X2, whose protein sequence is MRRMVHPTLKLMLLLLMLLGLVSILVNASSIQSDFGHCDRVVKRWAFSSLDQEIKEDRHTLRDLLFFLHVPRTGGRTYFHCFLKKLYNNLECPRSYDKLRFDPSKPKCRLLVTHDDYSMMSKLPSQRTSVVTILRNPVDRVFSTYEFSIEVAARFLLHPNLSSVIQMSERLRSKTRGVSTLDIWPWKYLVPWMREDLFARVAGLTNNSYLAESHEVRHCVQKYKILGNHVLQVAKNRLDNMLYVGLTEEHKESATMFANVVGAQVISQLRASNTSMKSVSKKKSEQSPSFLDSDPDNNDHQNSSSDQNAGQLASNEDDEATKENMTVEDLMKAYEGCIPSLRKTQAARRTSSLKRISPANFSKEERLQVPEMLLEQIRSLNHLDLELYKYAQEIFEKRRKHTMEKLVTAEMWESMLNNSYSGVLWKVFPLVMTIILLFCLFVLFVNARRRTSKVKI, encoded by the exons ATGAGGAGGATGGTTCATCCTACTCTAaagttgatgttgttgttgttgatgcttCTTGGATTGG TTTCAATACTAGTAAATGCCTCTTCTATCCAGAGTGATTTTGGGCACTGTGACAGAGTTGTTAAAAGGTGGGCATTTTCCTCACTTGATCAGGAAATCAAAGAAGACCGGCACACACTGCGGGACTTGTTGTTTTTCCTCCATGTCCCAAGAACAGGAGGCCGCACATATTTCCATTG CTTCTTGAAAAAGTTGTATAACAATCTTGAATGCCCCCGTTCTTATGACAAGCTGCGGTTTGATCCAAg CAAGCCAAAATGTAGGCTTTTGGTTACTCATGATGACTATAGCATGATGTCCAAGCTTCCAAGTCAAAGAACTTCTGTGGTGACAATACTTAGGAATCCAGTTGATCGGGTTTTCAGTACTTATGAATTTTCAATTGAGGTGGCAGCTAGATTTTTGCTGCATCCTAACTTAAGTTCCGTGATACAAATGTCTGAGCGCTTGCGTTCTAAGACTAGGGGAGTCAGCACACTGGATATTTGGCCATGGAAGTATCTGGTTCCCTGGATGAGAGAAGACCTCTTTGCTCGG GTTGCAGGATTGACAAACAACTCTTATCTAGCGGAGTCACACGAGGTGCGCCATTGTGTACAAAAGTATAAAATTCTTGGTAACCATGTGCTTCAAGTTGCAAAG AATAGATTGGACAATATGTTATATGTTGGTCTCACTGAGGAACACAAAGAATCTGCTACAATGTTTGCAAACGTGGTTGGGGCACAGGTGATTTCCCAGCTGAGAGCATCAAACACCAGTATGAAGAgtgtatctaaaaaaaaatcag AACAGAGCCCTTCGTTCTTGGATTCTGATCCTGATAACAATGACCATCAG AATAGCAGCTCTGACCAAAATGCAGGTCAGCTTGCTTCAAATGAAGATGATGAAGCAACGAAAGAAAAT ATGACTGTGGAAGACCTTATGAAAGCCTATGAAGGGTGCATCCCTAGTTTAAGGAAAACCCAAGCAGCTCGGCGCACTTCTTCTTTGAAGAGAATTTCCCCTGCAAACTTTTCGAAGGAG GAACGTCTTCAGGTTCCTGAAATGCTCCTGGAGCAGATAAGATCACTTAACCACCTTGATTTGGAGCTCTACAAGTATGCtcaagaaatttttgaaaagcgACGCAAACATACAATGGAGAAGCTTGTTACTGCT GAGATGTGGGAGAGCATGCTTAACAACTCATATAGTGGTGTGCTTTGGAAAGTCTTCCCGTTAGTCATGACCATTATCTTACTCTTTTGTCTATTTGTTCTTTTTGTAAATGCAAGAAGAAGAACATCAAAAGTTAAGATATAA
- the LOC142608296 gene encoding GATA transcription factor 10-like, translating into MAGSSLFDDNINGVLDENFDDIFRIFDFPLEDVEGNVGVEDWNVKFQGLEQPSLDFLTSYSCGPSPKNGNDALKFPNGNDAVKFPEVVNISTLHDETSSLKGLPVTVEATSSRSAPLHKSSDFKGLRLFQTSSPVSVLESSSSCSVENPTTVDPKTTIPVKRARNKRPRPSKSNSQFRVPFFCSTSSASKISHPSAAFESGSETSDLSETASNPSKKKMRKKKNLSVLSGATEMGNFSSEEPVATRKCMHCEVTKTPQWREGPMGPKTLCNACGVRYRSGRLFPEYRPAASPTFVSSLHSNSHKKVVEMRKKGSFGARMADMDTLSSSMPTVSTG; encoded by the exons atggcCGGTTCTTCCCTATTCGACGACAATATCAATGGCGTTctggatgaaaattttgatgacaTATTTAGGATTTTCGATTTCCCTTTAGAAGATGTGGAAGGAAATGTGGGTGTCGAGGACTGGAATGTGAAATTTCAAGGCCTCGAACAGCCATCCTTGGATTTTTTGACAAGTTACTCATGTGGACCTTCCCCTAAAAACGGCAATGATGCTTTAAAATTTCCTAACGGCAATGATGCTGTAAAATTTCCCGAGGTTGTGAATATCTCCACCCTG CATGATGAAACTTCTTCCCTAAAAGGACTGCCAGTCACTGTAGAAGCCACCTCCAGTAGAAGCGCTCCCCTGCACAAATCTTCGGATTTCAAAGGTTTGCGTCTCTTCCAAACCTCCAGTCCAGTTTCTGTTCTTGAAAGCAGCAGCTCTTGCTCAGTTGAAAATCCCACAACTGTTGACCCCAAAACTACCATCCCTGTGAAGCGCGCAAGAAACAAGCGTCCACGTCCATCAAAGTCTAACAGTCAATTCAGGGTTCCTTTCTTTTGCTCCACTTCTTCTGCTTCCAAAATATCCCATCCTTCAGCTGCTTTTGAATCAGGTTCAGAAACTTCTGATCTCTCTGAGACAGCATCAAACCCTTCgaagaaaaaaatgaggaagaaaaagaaccTGTCAGTGCTCTCAGGTGCTACAGAGATGGGGAACTTTTCCTCGGAGGAACCAGTTGCAACTAGGAAATGCATGCACTGCGAGGTGACAAAGACTCCACAATGGAGAGAGGGTCCAATGGGGCCAAAGACCCTTTGCAATGCATGCGGAGTTCGTTATAGGTCTGGCCGGCTCTTTCCTGAGTACCGTCCTGCTGCTAGTCCTACCTTTGTTTCATCGTTGCACTCTAACTCTCACAAGAAGGTTGTTGAGATGAGAAAGAAGGGTAGTTTTGGGGCAAGAATGGCTGACATGGACACTTTATCATCGTCCATGCCAACAGTATCGACTGGATAG
- the LOC142606251 gene encoding uncharacterized protein LOC142606251 — protein sequence MGVVSSTMHLKVKYPSGDQVEALIGSQTMARQCLGLQLDIKLRKGPRHQMSKPPRNPKEVPKLTEMTAALNQFISRSVDRPEEDEVLFAYIAVASYVVSLVLVRIDNGVQRPVYYVSKSLHEAEIRYLPLENAISAVVHATRKLPHYFQSHTVVVLTQLLLKSILRSADYTGRIAKWGTILGAFNIKYMPRTSVKGQVLADLVAEFAEPSVEEEEDKQNMDKKSVGMVSLQKPSSWKVYVDGAANLRGLGVELVIVSPEMIVIEKSLRLSFSATNNEAEYEALLAGMAKV from the exons ATGGGGGTTGTTTCCTCCACCATGCATTTGAAGGTGAAGTATCCATCTGGCGACCAGGTTGAGGCGCTGATTGGGAGCCAAACTATGGCTAGGCAGTGCTTGGGGCTGCAATTAGACATCAAGTTGAGGAAGGGTCCCCGGCATCAAATGAGCAAG ccacctcggaatcctaaagaagttccGAAATTGACGGAAATGACTGCTGCTTTGAACCAATTCATCTCTCGGTCCGTGGACAG ACCCGAGGAAgatgaggttttgtttgcttatatcGCTGTGGCTTCCTATGTTGTTAGTTTGGTGCTGGTACGAATTGACAATGGTGTGCAGAGGCCGGTTTACTACGTGAGTAAATCATTACATGAGGCAGAGATCCGTTACCTACCATTGGAAAATGCCATTTCGGCAGTGGTGCACGCTACACGTAAGCTCCCCCactacttccaatctcatacagttgttgttttgaCCCAACTTCTGCTCAAATCAATACTTCGGAGTGCTGATTACactggaagaattgccaaatggggtacGATCTTAGGGGCCTTTAATATTAAGTATATGCCCCGTACCTCTGTTAAGGGTCAGGTTCTTGCAGACCTGGTGGCCGAGTTTGCTGAACCCtctgtagaagaagaagaggacaaGCAAAACATGGataaaaaatcagttggcatggtctCCCTGCAAAAGCCATCATCTTGgaaggtgtatgttgatggtgcGGCAAATCTAAGAGGATTAGGAGTTGAGCTAGTTATAGTTTCTCCTGAGATGATCGTTATTGAAAAATCCTTAAGATTGAGTTTCTCGGCCACaaataatgaagc